One window from the genome of Rufibacter tibetensis encodes:
- a CDS encoding sensor histidine kinase — translation MAKFGKKAELKSRFTIPFVFLLTSLVLGSLAAILQMSVQRDLLEAPERQMVEEVQGRLQVLVQKAKEELVQVSQSVQPESGLFSRNLPKTTVPVFIFRQNKLVFWSDHSIRPDISPDYVSKRLQVVENRFGRYLVVRHQPNSIYTALAVIPLEVRYGISNAYLRSGLNPDIFEDHAASLHLEQRRGTLPIVDKRGNYLFSLLVLEPGQWLHAGKFTFSLYALAIFAFLLFLVTIYQRLTSAGQSISAFWVVTGGLLILRLLMLASQFPNNVQELELFSPRVYAAAWWSPSLGDLLLNEICFLVMAILVYSYAKTFSFSVFFQKSLKKQLWCCVAIGVMITLLIISWYETYRSLIVNSQVNLDLTQNVQIGLEKVLLYLAVILHTLALSWILRLLMRWLPFTAHGKLPFAYAWMTVLVLALAWAFWRDAPSGNWVILFAGASLVGWEQLHRRLGRKAGVYSSIFLLNILSASLGAAALYDLYVVQLRADKQRLATQLLKDRDDLTEYLLAQAAQDISQDPLIQHVFSAPWGNLTIVEQKIRRHHLRPITENYAVTVRMFDFTGESFNDLDSLSNLEAYAQRWAPISRSTNQKGQLLVRSETDPARFTYLQEIKVPVEFEQWATVVLEVSPKVTAPNSVLPELLVERKTAQATTIPSSSYALWKNNRWLKTEGYFEYSQLFSPRYFGMSQLFSQGVSIGDYHHLGARNNSGAVAIVSTPEYGARSWLSNFSFLFLLHTFTLFSLLLLAMLLRGQLIETITSTFSTKIQLFLNLGVLIPLVLVSITIGSLVTESYRQDLVRSFTDQGDFVRQNIITSNWGNNLFKGRADSLSRRVNRLALVAQAELNIYNANGELRISSQPALFEAGVLSTRINPKAIGALKEQGLNRVLLEEKAGTLPYSTIYVPLRTSPTNVPEGYLGIPYFDSEKDLNNKLIQLITTILNIFTVLFLLFVLLSYLATRALTVPLQLLTERLKRTSLTGNNEKLVYKSRDEIGLLVHEYNQMLQKLEESKQELALREKEAAWKEMARQVAHEIKNPLTPMKLSLQYLRKAMQEGRGNLEDLIEKISNTIITQIDVLSDIATSFSNFTSMPDLKLETLELKGLIRRATDLHLNPQQHRVAVELPEEDVFVRADENQLIRIFNNLLLNALQAVPSSVPPHIKVSLQMASPGWALVAVQDNGTGIPVDVQPRIFVPNFSTKYTGSGIGLAVVKKGVEAIGGSIWFETQENEGTTFFLKLPVVPA, via the coding sequence ATGGCTAAATTCGGAAAAAAAGCAGAGTTGAAGTCCCGGTTTACTATTCCTTTTGTTTTCTTACTTACCTCCTTGGTGTTAGGTAGCCTTGCCGCTATTCTGCAGATGAGTGTGCAACGCGACCTGCTGGAAGCCCCAGAAAGGCAAATGGTGGAGGAAGTGCAAGGTCGGCTTCAGGTGCTCGTGCAGAAGGCTAAGGAGGAATTGGTGCAGGTCTCTCAATCTGTGCAGCCCGAATCAGGCCTGTTTTCTAGAAACCTTCCTAAAACCACTGTTCCGGTATTTATTTTCAGGCAAAACAAATTGGTGTTTTGGTCAGATCATTCTATCCGGCCTGACATCTCGCCTGACTACGTGAGTAAAAGGCTGCAGGTAGTGGAGAACAGGTTCGGCCGTTACCTGGTAGTGCGGCATCAGCCAAATAGTATCTACACTGCTTTGGCTGTTATTCCGCTGGAGGTACGGTACGGTATTAGCAATGCTTACCTCAGGAGCGGCTTAAATCCTGACATCTTTGAAGATCATGCCGCCTCGCTTCATCTGGAACAAAGACGAGGAACCCTTCCTATTGTTGACAAACGAGGAAATTACCTTTTTTCACTTCTGGTTTTAGAACCCGGCCAATGGTTGCATGCAGGTAAGTTCACGTTTTCTTTGTATGCACTGGCTATTTTTGCCTTCCTTCTCTTTTTGGTTACTATTTACCAACGGCTTACCAGTGCTGGGCAAAGTATATCTGCCTTCTGGGTTGTCACTGGTGGTTTGTTGATACTGCGTCTTTTAATGCTGGCTTCCCAATTCCCTAACAATGTGCAGGAACTGGAACTCTTTAGCCCCCGAGTGTATGCAGCGGCCTGGTGGTCACCTTCTTTAGGAGACCTGCTGCTGAATGAAATTTGTTTTCTGGTGATGGCTATTTTGGTGTATAGTTACGCCAAGACGTTCTCTTTTTCGGTCTTTTTTCAAAAATCGCTGAAGAAACAATTATGGTGCTGTGTGGCCATAGGTGTCATGATCACGCTACTCATCATCAGTTGGTATGAAACTTACCGAAGCCTGATTGTCAATTCCCAGGTAAACCTTGATCTAACTCAAAATGTCCAGATAGGGTTGGAGAAAGTTCTCTTGTACCTGGCTGTGATTCTGCACACCCTGGCTTTAAGTTGGATTTTGCGCCTGCTCATGCGCTGGCTTCCTTTTACCGCCCATGGGAAGTTGCCGTTTGCCTATGCCTGGATGACCGTCTTAGTACTAGCCTTGGCCTGGGCGTTTTGGCGAGATGCCCCTAGCGGAAATTGGGTAATATTATTTGCGGGTGCCTCACTGGTAGGGTGGGAGCAGCTGCACCGCAGGTTAGGCCGGAAAGCCGGAGTTTATTCCAGTATTTTCCTGCTCAATATCTTAAGTGCTAGTTTAGGAGCCGCTGCTTTGTATGACCTGTACGTGGTGCAGCTTCGTGCTGATAAGCAAAGGTTGGCCACCCAATTGCTCAAAGACCGTGATGATCTAACGGAATACCTGTTGGCGCAGGCTGCCCAGGACATTAGCCAGGATCCCTTGATTCAACATGTGTTCAGTGCTCCATGGGGCAATCTAACCATAGTAGAGCAGAAAATCAGGCGCCATCATTTACGCCCAATCACTGAAAACTATGCTGTAACGGTGCGCATGTTTGATTTCACCGGTGAAAGCTTCAATGATTTAGACAGCCTTTCCAACCTGGAAGCTTACGCACAAAGATGGGCGCCTATTTCCCGAAGCACAAACCAGAAAGGTCAGCTGCTGGTACGTTCTGAAACAGATCCGGCCCGATTCACTTATCTGCAGGAGATTAAAGTACCCGTTGAGTTTGAGCAGTGGGCTACGGTGGTGCTGGAAGTAAGTCCTAAAGTTACCGCTCCCAACAGTGTCCTTCCAGAACTACTGGTTGAACGTAAAACTGCGCAAGCCACTACCATTCCTTCTAGCAGCTATGCCTTATGGAAAAACAACCGGTGGCTTAAAACCGAAGGGTACTTTGAATACAGCCAGCTCTTCTCGCCACGTTACTTTGGTATGTCTCAGCTGTTTTCTCAGGGTGTGTCAATTGGGGACTATCACCATCTAGGGGCCCGGAACAACAGCGGTGCCGTAGCAATTGTAAGTACGCCGGAGTATGGCGCCCGTTCCTGGCTTTCTAACTTCTCGTTCTTATTCCTATTACACACGTTTACCCTTTTTTCTTTGCTCTTGCTGGCCATGCTGCTACGGGGGCAGCTGATAGAAACCATCACTTCTACCTTCAGTACTAAAATCCAGCTTTTCCTAAACCTGGGAGTGTTGATTCCCTTGGTACTGGTAAGCATCACCATTGGAAGCTTGGTAACAGAATCTTACCGGCAGGACTTGGTCAGGAGTTTCACAGACCAAGGTGATTTTGTGCGTCAGAATATTATCACCAGTAACTGGGGAAACAACTTATTTAAAGGACGTGCCGATTCATTGTCCCGCAGGGTAAACCGATTAGCTTTGGTAGCCCAAGCCGAGCTTAATATTTACAATGCCAATGGTGAATTGAGGATCTCTAGTCAACCGGCTTTATTTGAGGCGGGCGTTCTTTCCACCAGGATTAATCCTAAAGCCATTGGAGCATTAAAAGAGCAGGGTCTTAACCGGGTGCTGCTGGAGGAGAAAGCAGGGACTTTGCCTTACAGCACCATCTACGTTCCCCTGCGGACTTCACCAACCAATGTTCCGGAAGGTTATTTGGGTATTCCGTACTTTGATTCTGAGAAAGATTTGAATAACAAGCTTATTCAGCTTATCACTACCATCCTGAATATTTTCACGGTGCTGTTTTTGCTGTTCGTGCTCCTTAGTTACTTGGCGACTCGCGCCCTTACGGTACCCCTGCAACTCTTAACAGAGCGCCTGAAGCGTACGTCTCTTACCGGTAATAACGAGAAACTGGTGTACAAGTCCCGGGACGAGATAGGTTTGCTGGTGCACGAGTACAACCAAATGTTGCAGAAACTGGAAGAAAGCAAGCAGGAACTGGCGCTCAGAGAAAAAGAGGCCGCCTGGAAGGAGATGGCCCGCCAGGTAGCGCACGAGATCAAGAACCCGCTTACGCCTATGAAATTGTCTTTGCAGTACTTGCGCAAAGCCATGCAGGAAGGGCGGGGGAACCTGGAAGATCTTATTGAGAAGATTTCCAACACCATCATTACCCAGATTGACGTGCTCAGTGACATTGCCACTTCGTTCTCTAATTTCACGTCTATGCCTGACCTGAAACTGGAAACTTTAGAATTAAAAGGACTAATCCGGAGGGCGACAGATTTACACCTGAACCCGCAGCAACATCGGGTAGCGGTAGAGCTGCCGGAGGAAGATGTGTTCGTGCGGGCCGATGAAAACCAATTGATTCGGATTTTCAATAATCTGCTCTTAAACGCACTGCAGGCTGTTCCTTCTTCGGTGCCGCCCCACATCAAAGTGAGTTTACAAATGGCTAGCCCAGGATGGGCGTTGGTAGCAGTGCAAGACAATGGCACGGGTATTCCGGTAGATGTACAGCCCAGGATTTTCGTGCCGAATTTCAGTACCAAATACACCGGCTCAGGCATTGGGCTGGCCGTGGTGAAGAAAGGAGTGGAGGCGATTGGCGGTTCTATTTGGTTTGAAACTCAGGAAAATGAGGGCACCACCTTCTTCCTGAAACTGCCCGTGGTGCCCGCATGA
- a CDS encoding DUF420 domain-containing protein, translating into MENKALGNPNDTRYLIIIGILSVVVPLLVAFLLFMPQTGKLGDLDVSFLPKLHAVLNSLTALALVFGYYQIKQQNRRLHRFGMVTAFVLSAFFLISYVTYHYQAAPTSYGGEGTIKMVYYFILITHIILAAVIVPLVLLSVYFAISGQYARHRKISRWTFPLWLYVAVTGVVVYLMISPYYT; encoded by the coding sequence ATGGAAAATAAAGCTTTGGGTAACCCTAATGATACCCGGTACCTCATCATCATTGGCATTCTTTCAGTTGTTGTTCCGCTGTTAGTTGCCTTTTTGCTTTTTATGCCGCAAACTGGGAAATTAGGAGACTTAGATGTGTCCTTTCTTCCTAAGCTACATGCGGTATTAAATTCTCTTACTGCTTTGGCTCTTGTTTTTGGTTATTACCAGATCAAACAGCAGAATCGCAGATTACACCGGTTTGGCATGGTAACCGCCTTTGTGCTTTCTGCCTTTTTCCTGATTTCATATGTGACCTACCACTACCAGGCAGCCCCAACTTCCTATGGTGGAGAGGGAACTATCAAAATGGTGTACTACTTTATTCTGATCACACATATTATTCTGGCAGCGGTAATTGTACCGTTGGTGTTGCTCTCTGTTTACTTTGCTATATCGGGGCAGTATGCTCGCCATCGGAAAATTTCAAGATGGACGTTCCCGCTTTGGCTGTATGTAGCCGTAACCGGAGTGGTGGTGTATTTGATGATTTCGCCGTATTATACTTGA
- a CDS encoding SCO family protein, whose protein sequence is MSPKKALVLGTLLLLPVLVFLFLKMFGVNRFSLRTYFPATVDSTQVAGEWKYDTTYHQVPDFKLTSHTGTAFSQKDLEGKIYVANFFFTSCKGPCTQMSTQLSRVQDAFRLQPDVRIISHTLKPQEDSPAVLSEYAESFKARPNKWIFLTGPENEIQRLAEKGYRLTSLESALPDGSPALLQSNRFVLVDKEKHVRGIYDGTDAADVDRLITEINVLLSEYNLDNGK, encoded by the coding sequence ATGAGTCCAAAAAAAGCCCTGGTACTGGGTACGCTACTACTGCTACCCGTACTGGTGTTTTTATTCCTTAAGATGTTCGGAGTGAATAGATTTTCACTCCGAACTTATTTTCCGGCTACTGTAGATTCTACTCAGGTGGCTGGTGAATGGAAGTATGATACCACGTATCATCAAGTTCCAGATTTCAAGTTAACCTCTCATACTGGCACTGCTTTTTCCCAGAAAGATCTGGAAGGTAAAATCTATGTTGCCAACTTCTTTTTTACATCTTGCAAGGGTCCTTGTACCCAGATGAGTACCCAACTCTCAAGAGTACAGGATGCCTTCAGGCTACAGCCAGATGTAAGAATCATTTCCCACACCCTCAAACCGCAGGAAGATTCGCCAGCAGTTCTAAGTGAGTATGCTGAAAGTTTCAAAGCCAGACCCAACAAATGGATTTTCCTGACTGGTCCTGAAAATGAAATACAGCGTTTAGCGGAGAAGGGGTACAGACTTACTTCCTTAGAAAGCGCCTTGCCCGATGGTTCCCCTGCCTTACTTCAATCTAACCGGTTTGTGCTGGTAGACAAAGAAAAACATGTAAGGGGTATTTATGACGGAACCGATGCGGCAGACGTAGACCGATTAATTACAGAAATAAACGTACTCCTTTCTGAGTACAATCTAGATAATGGAAAATAA
- a CDS encoding cytochrome C oxidase subunit IV family protein codes for MASHSHHADEFGQTGEIPKAQTKAIWKTFFILCALTAVEFAFAFMMDAGTLRNAIFIGLTLFKAFYIVGEFMHLKHETKGLIWAVLVPTVLLVWLLVALLVEGTFYGESVFNYFE; via the coding sequence ATGGCATCGCATTCACATCATGCAGACGAGTTTGGCCAAACAGGAGAAATTCCTAAGGCACAAACAAAAGCTATCTGGAAGACCTTCTTCATCCTTTGCGCACTTACCGCTGTAGAATTCGCGTTCGCGTTCATGATGGACGCAGGTACTTTGCGTAACGCCATCTTCATTGGCCTTACCCTTTTCAAAGCATTCTATATAGTAGGAGAATTCATGCACTTGAAACATGAAACCAAAGGTCTTATCTGGGCTGTGTTGGTTCCTACTGTACTGCTGGTTTGGCTACTAGTAGCGTTACTGGTAGAGGGTACTTTCTACGGTGAATCCGTATTCAATTATTTCGAATAA
- a CDS encoding cytochrome c oxidase subunit 3: MSQTTTFEQPNTGTWDGGNEPFKASYGKLMMWFFLLSDAFTFAAFLTTYGLARHRHRAYEGTPEAFTFSTEWWPIPDKVFNAFPGFHGVDWPLAFVALMTMILILSSVTMVLAVEAGHRMDKNDVQKWLLWTILFGSMFLGCQAWEWSHFIAGTEGGMKLADGSVIHGANLIVNQYGPPLFADLFFFITGFHGTHVFSGVVLLIMIFINTVNGVYHRRGHYEMVEKVGLYWHFVDLVWVFVFTFFYLV, translated from the coding sequence ATGTCGCAAACAACAACCTTTGAGCAGCCTAATACTGGCACCTGGGATGGAGGGAACGAGCCTTTCAAGGCAAGTTATGGTAAACTGATGATGTGGTTTTTCCTCTTATCAGATGCCTTTACCTTTGCTGCTTTCTTAACCACCTATGGATTAGCCCGTCATCGGCATAGAGCCTATGAAGGAACACCTGAAGCGTTCACCTTCTCCACGGAATGGTGGCCAATCCCAGATAAAGTTTTCAATGCATTTCCTGGTTTCCATGGTGTAGACTGGCCGCTTGCTTTTGTGGCTTTAATGACCATGATCCTTATCCTTTCTTCTGTAACCATGGTGTTAGCCGTGGAAGCAGGACACAGAATGGACAAAAATGATGTGCAGAAATGGTTGTTGTGGACTATCCTTTTCGGATCTATGTTCTTGGGTTGCCAGGCTTGGGAGTGGTCCCACTTTATTGCCGGAACTGAGGGAGGCATGAAACTGGCTGACGGTAGTGTTATCCATGGGGCTAATCTGATCGTAAACCAATATGGTCCTCCCTTGTTTGCAGACTTGTTCTTTTTCATCACTGGTTTCCATGGTACTCACGTATTCAGTGGGGTGGTGTTGTTGATCATGATCTTCATCAATACCGTAAATGGAGTGTACCACAGAAGAGGGCACTATGAAATGGTAGAGAAAGTAGGGTTGTACTGGCACTTTGTAGACTTGGTGTGGGTATTCGTATTTACCTTCTTCTACTTAGTGTAA
- a CDS encoding cytochrome c oxidase subunit 3: protein MIMNSEIQATQRRVNPLKFMLVLLIVSIVMMFAAFTSAYIVRREEGNWLEFDLPGVLLLNTLVLVLSSVFMQWAYVSARKDNLKNLKLALVLTIVAGFAFLVGQWEGWGELVRNNVYFGGTTANPSGSFLYVLTGVHAFHLVTGLIFLIIVVISALRYRVHSKNLTRIELCTIYWHFLGALWIYLYVFLVLNH, encoded by the coding sequence ATGATAATGAATTCTGAAATACAGGCTACACAACGACGGGTAAACCCGTTGAAGTTCATGCTAGTTTTATTGATAGTGAGCATCGTTATGATGTTCGCAGCCTTTACCAGTGCCTATATTGTGCGCCGGGAAGAAGGTAACTGGTTAGAGTTTGATCTACCAGGGGTTTTGTTACTAAATACCCTTGTACTGGTTCTGAGCAGCGTGTTTATGCAGTGGGCATATGTGTCTGCAAGAAAAGACAACCTGAAGAACCTGAAGCTGGCCTTAGTACTGACGATTGTGGCAGGATTTGCTTTCTTAGTTGGTCAATGGGAGGGTTGGGGAGAGTTAGTCCGTAATAATGTTTACTTTGGAGGAACCACTGCTAACCCATCTGGCTCTTTTCTGTATGTTTTAACCGGCGTTCACGCATTTCACTTAGTAACGGGGTTAATTTTTCTGATTATTGTAGTAATTTCGGCGCTACGGTACAGAGTACATTCCAAAAATCTTACCCGTATAGAGTTGTGTACTATTTACTGGCACTTCTTGGGGGCTCTTTGGATTTACCTGTACGTATTCCTAGTTTTGAACCATTAA
- the cyoE gene encoding heme o synthase, which yields MSKATAYFQLLKFRLSATVAFSSAIGFLLGRPNASWVDTALVMLGGLLVTGSANIINQVLEIDLDKMMKRTAKRPLPTGVLSVQEAIVFCVLLCLAGVSLLGLYFNWLAAALSFLSLLLYGFFYTPLKRLSPICVFVGAIPGGLPPLIGWVAGTGYIGVEAWILFGIQFIWQFPHFWAIAWVLDDDYKKAGFKMLPMAGGKNLKTAIQIMIYTLLLIPLGLLPMQFGMAGKTSAFIAVVCGVLFLMQTFYLMHTCSKRAAMNIMFGSFLYLPIVQIAFVVDRI from the coding sequence ATGAGTAAAGCAACCGCTTATTTTCAATTATTAAAATTCAGGCTTTCCGCCACGGTAGCTTTCTCCAGTGCCATTGGTTTTCTTTTAGGAAGACCTAATGCGTCTTGGGTTGATACTGCTTTAGTAATGCTGGGCGGTTTATTGGTAACTGGCTCAGCAAATATCATCAATCAGGTTCTTGAAATAGATCTGGATAAGATGATGAAAAGAACTGCCAAACGCCCACTTCCCACAGGAGTACTTTCTGTGCAGGAAGCGATCGTTTTCTGTGTACTACTTTGTTTGGCAGGAGTAAGCCTTCTTGGTCTTTACTTTAACTGGCTTGCGGCAGCTCTTTCTTTCCTTTCATTGCTGTTGTATGGGTTCTTTTACACCCCTTTAAAAAGACTATCTCCTATTTGTGTTTTTGTAGGAGCTATACCTGGAGGTTTACCTCCCTTGATTGGATGGGTAGCTGGTACAGGATACATAGGAGTAGAAGCTTGGATCTTATTTGGGATTCAGTTTATTTGGCAGTTCCCTCATTTTTGGGCCATTGCCTGGGTTCTGGATGACGATTATAAAAAGGCAGGATTCAAAATGTTGCCTATGGCAGGTGGAAAGAACCTGAAAACTGCTATCCAGATCATGATCTATACGTTACTGCTTATCCCTTTAGGATTACTCCCTATGCAGTTTGGGATGGCAGGGAAAACCTCCGCTTTTATAGCGGTGGTTTGTGGAGTATTATTTTTGATGCAAACTTTTTATCTCATGCATACCTGCTCTAAAAGGGCAGCCATGAATATCATGTTTGGTTCATTTCTGTACTTGCCAATTGTGCAGATAGCTTTTGTGGTAGATAGAATTTAA
- a CDS encoding COX15/CtaA family protein, whose amino-acid sequence MRDKSFISKRFKRIGVLTIASVYILILVGGIVRSTGSGMGCPDWPKCFGSWVPPTSLEQLPSDYLEVYKEKRIQKNERIGKVLQGFGFTEVAQEIFAHPSQYIETEFNATKTWIEYVNRLVGVVIGLLVFLTVLFSFPLLKSDSKIFIGAVASFLLVVFQGWLGSLVVSTNLLPEMVTLHMALALVLVAVLIYIVVRVQREKLFSTVALGSGNLQFLLGLSLLITFLQVILGTQVREQVDIVAYNLGNLQRETWIERLGTSFYVHRSLSILLVVLNVGLYFSVRKLQNLKLLLMARMVLAVIAAEVLLGIVLSYLGLPAFAQPLHLLFGTLLFGLQYLLLISYFYAQKPNQPTPELVA is encoded by the coding sequence ATGAGAGATAAATCTTTTATTAGTAAAAGGTTTAAAAGAATAGGAGTACTTACAATTGCTTCTGTTTATATATTAATCTTAGTAGGGGGGATCGTTCGTAGCACTGGTTCCGGTATGGGTTGTCCAGACTGGCCGAAGTGTTTCGGATCGTGGGTCCCCCCCACTAGTTTAGAGCAACTACCTTCAGATTATCTGGAGGTATACAAAGAGAAGCGCATTCAGAAGAATGAGCGCATCGGGAAAGTTCTTCAAGGTTTTGGTTTTACAGAAGTAGCCCAGGAAATCTTTGCACATCCTTCTCAGTACATTGAAACAGAATTCAATGCCACTAAGACCTGGATTGAGTATGTGAACAGATTGGTAGGCGTGGTAATTGGGCTTTTAGTTTTCTTAACAGTTCTTTTCTCTTTTCCTTTACTGAAATCTGATTCAAAGATTTTCATTGGGGCAGTAGCTTCCTTTTTACTGGTTGTATTTCAGGGGTGGTTGGGTTCATTAGTTGTGTCCACTAATCTTCTGCCTGAAATGGTAACCCTGCACATGGCACTGGCATTGGTTCTGGTAGCAGTGTTGATTTACATTGTAGTCAGAGTTCAGAGAGAGAAGTTGTTTTCTACAGTAGCTTTAGGTTCAGGTAACCTTCAGTTTCTCCTGGGATTGTCTCTTTTGATAACTTTCCTGCAAGTAATACTTGGCACCCAGGTAAGAGAACAGGTAGACATTGTTGCTTATAATTTGGGAAACCTTCAAAGGGAAACCTGGATAGAAAGATTAGGCACCTCCTTTTATGTGCATAGGTCTCTTTCTATTCTGTTAGTAGTATTGAATGTGGGCCTCTACTTTTCTGTAAGAAAGCTGCAAAACCTTAAATTGCTTTTAATGGCAAGAATGGTGTTAGCTGTGATTGCTGCTGAAGTTCTTTTAGGTATTGTGTTATCTTATCTGGGTTTACCAGCGTTCGCGCAACCACTACATTTGCTTTTCGGAACTTTGTTGTTCGGGCTGCAATATTTGCTGCTTATAAGTTATTTTTACGCTCAGAAACCTAATCAACCTACACCCGAGTTGGTGGCATAA
- a CDS encoding cytochrome c oxidase subunit I — translation MSTTDISLHKDVHAGHDDHHDDHDHDQSFIEKYIFSQDHKVIAKQFLFAGIFWAIIGGTFSSLFRMQLGFPEATFTFLEPLLGKWVDGGKLNPEFYLALVTMHGTIMVFFVLTAGLSGTFSNFLIPLQIGARDMASGFMNMLSFWFFFLASVIMFYSIFLETGPAAGGWTVYPPLSALPQAIAGSGAGMTMWLVSMALFIVSQLLGGVNYITTVINMRTRGLSMTKLPLTIWAFFLTAVLGLLAFPVLFSAALLLIFDRSFGTSFFLSDIYVAGEALTHTGGSPVLFQHLFWFLGHPEVYIVILPTFGIVSEIIATNSRKPIFGYRAMIGSMLGIALLSFIVWAHHMFVSGMNPFLGSVFMFLTLIIAVPSAVKVFNWIATLWRGNINFTTAMLFSVAFVSLFISGGVTGIILGNSALDIQLHDTYFVVAHFHLVMGSAAFFGMFAGVYHWFPKMFGRMMDEKLGYIHFWITFASVYLIFMPMHYIGIAGFPRRYYTWTGFDVFNKFMDMNSFITIVAVLAFAAQFFFLFNFFYSIFRGRRATENPWKSNTLEWTTPVNPGHGNWPGPLPVVYRWPYDYSKPGAPQDFIPQNVPFSQTQSSNLPHERDDFE, via the coding sequence ATGTCTACTACGGATATTTCATTACATAAAGATGTGCACGCAGGACACGATGATCATCATGACGACCATGACCACGATCAGAGTTTCATTGAGAAGTACATCTTTAGCCAAGACCATAAAGTAATTGCAAAACAATTCTTGTTTGCAGGTATTTTCTGGGCAATCATTGGCGGTACCTTTTCTAGTTTGTTCCGGATGCAGTTAGGCTTCCCGGAAGCAACCTTCACCTTCCTGGAGCCCTTGTTAGGGAAGTGGGTAGACGGTGGCAAGCTTAACCCTGAGTTCTACCTGGCTTTAGTAACCATGCACGGGACCATCATGGTGTTCTTCGTGCTGACGGCAGGTCTTTCTGGTACTTTCAGTAACTTCCTGATTCCGCTACAGATTGGAGCCCGTGACATGGCTTCTGGTTTCATGAACATGCTTTCTTTCTGGTTCTTCTTCCTGGCCAGTGTGATCATGTTCTACTCTATCTTCTTAGAGACAGGACCTGCTGCTGGTGGTTGGACAGTATATCCTCCATTAAGTGCCTTGCCTCAGGCTATTGCTGGATCTGGTGCGGGTATGACCATGTGGTTGGTGAGTATGGCATTGTTCATTGTTTCCCAGTTATTAGGTGGTGTAAACTACATTACTACTGTGATCAACATGCGGACACGCGGTCTTTCCATGACTAAGTTGCCGTTGACCATCTGGGCATTCTTCTTAACAGCTGTTTTAGGCCTTTTAGCCTTCCCGGTGCTTTTCTCAGCTGCACTTCTTTTGATCTTTGACCGTTCATTTGGAACAAGCTTCTTCCTTTCTGATATCTATGTAGCAGGGGAGGCGCTAACCCATACAGGTGGTAGTCCGGTATTATTCCAGCATTTGTTCTGGTTCTTAGGTCACCCTGAGGTGTACATCGTGATTCTGCCAACTTTTGGTATTGTATCTGAGATTATTGCTACCAACTCACGTAAGCCTATCTTCGGTTACCGTGCTATGATTGGCTCTATGTTAGGTATTGCCTTACTTTCTTTCATTGTATGGGCGCACCACATGTTCGTTTCAGGTATGAACCCGTTCTTAGGATCTGTGTTCATGTTCTTGACGTTGATCATTGCGGTTCCATCAGCTGTGAAAGTTTTTAACTGGATCGCTACGCTTTGGAGAGGTAATATTAACTTTACCACAGCCATGCTTTTCTCAGTTGCCTTCGTTTCCCTGTTTATCTCTGGTGGGGTAACTGGTATCATCTTAGGTAACTCTGCACTTGATATCCAATTACATGATACTTATTTCGTAGTAGCTCACTTCCACTTAGTAATGGGTAGTGCGGCCTTCTTCGGGATGTTTGCCGGGGTATACCACTGGTTCCCTAAGATGTTTGGTCGTATGATGGATGAAAAATTAGGTTACATTCACTTCTGGATTACCTTTGCTAGTGTGTACCTGATCTTCATGCCGATGCACTACATTGGTATTGCTGGTTTCCCAAGAAGATATTACACCTGGACCGGTTTTGATGTTTTCAATAAGTTCATGGACATGAACTCGTTCATTACTATTGTAGCTGTCCTTGCTTTCGCTGCCCAGTTCTTCTTCCTGTTCAACTTTTTCTACAGCATTTTCAGAGGTAGAAGAGCGACAGAGAATCCTTGGAAATCAAACACCTTAGAGTGGACAACTCCTGTCAACCCAGGCCACGGTAACTGGCCAGGTCCGCTTCCGGTTGTGTACAGATGGCCTTATGACTACAGCAAGCCAGGAGCACCGCAGGACTTTATCCCTCAAAACGTACCATTCTCTCAAACGCAGTCTTCTAACTTGCCGCATGAGAGAGATGATTTCGAATAA